A single Paenibacillus kribbensis DNA region contains:
- the noc gene encoding nucleoid occlusion protein, whose amino-acid sequence MKEQFSRLFGLTERSNGDEIKQLPVRDIVSSPYQPRTIFDDEKIDELCQTIKTHGVIQPIVVRFRNGQYEIIAGERRWRAVTKLGMDTIPAIVREFNDSQAASIALIENLQREGLTAIEEAVAYQKLIDLHQLTQESLAQRLGKSQSTIANKIRLLHLPERVKEALMERKVSERHARALLSLETEELQYKVLDEVISKELNVKQTEARVAFYKQVSTIKKSKRISFTKDVRLALNTIRQSIDMVSGSGLDIKTKESDHEDHYEIVIQIPKRK is encoded by the coding sequence ATGAAAGAACAATTTTCCAGGCTATTTGGTTTGACGGAGCGATCCAATGGGGACGAAATAAAGCAACTTCCTGTTCGGGATATTGTCAGCAGTCCTTATCAGCCCCGCACCATATTTGACGACGAGAAGATTGATGAGCTATGCCAGACCATTAAGACGCATGGTGTAATTCAACCGATTGTCGTTCGTTTCCGTAATGGACAATATGAAATTATAGCAGGGGAACGTCGTTGGAGAGCTGTTACCAAGCTGGGAATGGACACCATTCCAGCCATTGTTCGTGAGTTTAATGATTCGCAAGCTGCATCCATCGCGTTGATTGAGAATCTTCAACGGGAAGGGCTGACTGCGATTGAAGAAGCAGTGGCTTATCAGAAGTTGATTGATCTCCATCAGCTTACTCAGGAAAGCCTTGCTCAGCGACTGGGTAAAAGTCAATCCACCATTGCCAACAAGATAAGACTGCTTCATCTGCCAGAGAGAGTGAAAGAAGCTTTAATGGAACGGAAGGTGTCCGAGCGTCATGCTCGTGCGTTATTGTCATTAGAGACCGAAGAGCTACAGTATAAGGTTTTAGATGAAGTCATTTCTAAGGAACTCAATGTAAAGCAGACAGAGGCACGAGTTGCCTTTTATAAACAAGTGTCAACGATTAAGAAATCCAAGCGGATTTCCTTTACCAAGGATGTCCGGCTTGCGCTGAATACGATTCGTCAATCCATTGATATGGTGTCTGGCTCAGGCCTGGATATCAAAACCAAGGAATCCGATCACGAGGATCACTATGAGATTGTCATTCAAATTCCCAAACGTAAGTAA
- a CDS encoding ParA family protein, with protein MSKIIAVANQKGGVGKTTTSVNLGAGLASLGKRVLLVDIDPQGNTTSGVGINKADVANCIYDVLINEVDPSEAIVSTQIEGLDIIPATIQLAGAEIELVPTISRELRLKRSLQLVKHNYDYILIDCPPSLGILTLNSLTASDSVIIPIQCEYYALEGLSQLLNTVRLVQKHLNTSLQIEGVLLTMFDARTNLGIQVIEEVKKYFQSKVYQTIIPRNVRLSEAPSHGQSIITYDPRSRGAEVYIELAKEVVSYE; from the coding sequence GTGTCGAAAATAATAGCCGTAGCCAATCAAAAGGGCGGAGTGGGCAAAACAACTACTTCCGTGAATTTGGGCGCCGGACTTGCTTCCCTCGGCAAAAGGGTATTGCTCGTGGATATCGACCCGCAAGGTAATACAACCAGTGGTGTGGGTATCAATAAGGCGGATGTGGCAAATTGCATTTATGATGTACTCATTAATGAGGTTGATCCTAGTGAGGCGATTGTCAGCACACAGATTGAGGGGCTGGATATTATTCCAGCAACCATTCAGCTAGCCGGTGCGGAGATCGAGCTGGTGCCGACCATATCTCGTGAGCTGAGATTAAAGAGATCGCTCCAGCTTGTGAAGCATAATTATGACTATATATTAATTGATTGCCCTCCATCGTTGGGTATTTTGACGCTCAATTCATTGACAGCCTCTGATTCGGTCATTATTCCGATTCAGTGTGAATATTATGCATTGGAAGGATTAAGCCAGCTATTAAATACCGTAAGATTAGTACAAAAGCATCTGAACACCTCATTGCAAATTGAAGGTGTGTTGTTGACGATGTTTGATGCCCGTACGAATTTGGGTATTCAGGTGATTGAAGAAGTGAAAAAGTATTTTCAAAGCAAGGTCTATCAGACGATTATTCCACGCAATGTAAGACTTAGCGAAGCCCCATCGCATGGCCAGTCCATTATTACGTATGATCCCCGCTCACGTGGGGCAGAGGTATATATTGAGTTGGCAAAGGAAGTGGTATCTTATGAGTAA
- a CDS encoding ParB/RepB/Spo0J family partition protein has product MSKRLGKGLDALIPSLTVNEEDKVVDIPLSQLRANPYQPRKTFDDESIKELAESIRQHGVIQPIIARSVLRGYEIIAGERRFRASQFCGNPTIPVVVRNFTDQQVMEIALIENLQRENLNAMEVAVAYQGLMDQFSLTQEELSMKVGKSRSHIANFLRLLALPEEVKDHVSRGTLSMGHARAIVGLKDPSIVKQLALQCIEQQWSVRELEEAVQQLDHKPGETKAKAKVRKRDPYIDHMEESLRERFKTTVKIKHNKDKGKIELNYYSQQDLERLLELLQ; this is encoded by the coding sequence ATGAGTAAACGGTTGGGAAAAGGACTGGATGCACTCATTCCCTCCCTTACAGTCAATGAAGAGGACAAGGTTGTTGATATTCCGCTTAGCCAGTTGCGTGCGAACCCGTACCAGCCTCGAAAAACATTTGATGATGAATCCATTAAAGAGTTAGCGGAATCCATACGTCAGCATGGTGTTATCCAACCTATTATTGCGCGTAGTGTATTGAGAGGATACGAAATTATAGCAGGGGAAAGACGTTTTCGGGCGTCCCAATTTTGTGGGAATCCAACCATACCTGTGGTCGTTCGCAATTTTACGGATCAGCAGGTGATGGAAATTGCCTTGATTGAAAACTTGCAACGTGAAAATTTGAATGCGATGGAAGTGGCAGTAGCTTATCAGGGATTAATGGATCAATTTTCCTTAACACAGGAAGAGTTGTCCATGAAGGTTGGAAAATCACGTTCTCATATTGCCAATTTTCTTCGTTTGCTTGCATTACCAGAGGAAGTTAAAGATCATGTTTCACGTGGAACATTGTCTATGGGGCATGCCAGAGCCATTGTTGGACTCAAGGATCCAAGTATAGTGAAGCAGCTAGCACTGCAATGTATTGAGCAGCAGTGGAGTGTTCGCGAACTGGAGGAAGCTGTACAACAGCTGGATCACAAACCTGGAGAGACGAAGGCCAAAGCCAAGGTGCGAAAAAGGGACCCCTATATTGACCATATGGAAGAGTCCCTGCGTGAGCGTTTTAAAACGACTGTGAAAATTAAGCACAATAAGGATAAAGGCAAAATCGAATTAAATTATTACAGCCAGCAGGATTTGGAACGATTACTGGAGTTACTGCAGTAG